A single window of Luteipulveratus halotolerans DNA harbors:
- a CDS encoding sensor histidine kinase gives MSTPLPPPQAPPGLRTRERLAEPLHEMPLRLRLVAVMVSLLAAALAITGAAGVLQLRGYLEDRQANELAQSYRPIANAAHEAVVENRNTTINAVVPENTYYTRIILPAGVSRPLPQIRDLRVTSTDSDESASPADGPKPRFPDLTLDSERVHDHRPFVVQSVGGGSTRWMIIAGETTDGGIYAVAVSLDRTDEIIDKVRWFGVTIAMLALLALALLGWFAIRRAFRPLRQIEDTAKAIAAGDLSRRVPEAATNDEVSSLSHSLNVMLAQIEESFAVRAASEDRMRQFVADASHELRTPLATVRGYAELFRQGAVSDPDDLRSAMRRIEDEAARMGVLVEDLLTLTRLERRQSSPGEHPRNLGPVDLTVIGADAAQDAQALDHGREIGLVGLDGPVQPVVVHGDEDALRQVVTNLMANAIRYTPEDTPIEIVVGARADQAELHVRDHGPGVPEQQRQRIFERFYRADASRNSASGGSGLGLAIVAAIVQAHGGSVHVDETSGGGATFVVRIPQVSHRDRPAPVQTHAIE, from the coding sequence GTGAGCACACCGCTGCCCCCACCGCAGGCACCTCCCGGCCTGCGGACCCGTGAGCGACTCGCCGAGCCGTTGCACGAGATGCCGCTGCGCCTGCGGCTCGTGGCGGTCATGGTGAGCCTGCTCGCCGCAGCGCTCGCGATCACCGGTGCGGCCGGCGTACTCCAGCTGCGTGGCTACCTCGAGGACCGGCAGGCCAATGAGCTCGCGCAGTCCTACCGTCCGATCGCCAACGCCGCCCACGAGGCCGTCGTCGAGAACCGCAACACCACGATCAACGCCGTCGTCCCCGAGAACACCTACTACACGCGGATCATCCTGCCGGCGGGCGTCAGCCGACCGCTGCCACAGATCCGCGACCTGCGGGTGACCTCGACCGACAGCGACGAGAGCGCCTCGCCGGCTGACGGGCCCAAGCCGCGCTTCCCCGACCTCACCCTCGACTCCGAGCGGGTCCACGACCACCGGCCGTTCGTGGTGCAGTCCGTCGGCGGCGGCTCGACCCGGTGGATGATCATCGCCGGCGAGACGACCGACGGCGGCATCTACGCCGTCGCCGTGTCGTTGGACCGCACCGACGAGATCATCGACAAGGTCCGCTGGTTCGGGGTCACGATCGCGATGCTGGCGCTGCTCGCGCTGGCCCTGCTCGGCTGGTTCGCGATCCGTCGGGCGTTCCGCCCGCTGCGCCAGATCGAGGACACCGCCAAGGCGATCGCCGCCGGTGACCTCAGCCGCCGCGTGCCCGAGGCGGCCACCAACGACGAGGTGTCGAGCCTGTCGCACTCGCTCAACGTGATGCTCGCCCAGATCGAGGAGTCGTTCGCAGTGCGCGCGGCCTCCGAGGACCGCATGCGGCAGTTCGTCGCCGACGCCTCGCACGAGCTGCGTACGCCGCTCGCCACCGTGCGCGGCTACGCCGAGCTGTTCCGCCAGGGCGCGGTGTCCGACCCGGACGACCTGCGCTCGGCGATGAGGCGCATCGAGGACGAGGCGGCCCGCATGGGCGTGCTCGTCGAGGACCTGCTCACCCTGACCCGCCTCGAACGACGCCAGTCCTCGCCTGGCGAGCACCCGCGCAACCTTGGCCCGGTCGACCTCACCGTGATCGGCGCCGACGCGGCCCAGGACGCCCAGGCCCTCGACCACGGCCGCGAGATCGGCCTGGTCGGGCTCGACGGTCCGGTGCAGCCGGTGGTCGTCCACGGTGACGAGGACGCCCTGCGCCAGGTCGTCACCAACCTGATGGCCAACGCGATCCGCTACACCCCCGAGGACACTCCCATCGAGATCGTCGTGGGGGCGCGGGCCGACCAGGCCGAGCTGCACGTCCGCGACCACGGCCCCGGCGTACCCGAGCAGCAGCGCCAGCGGATCTTCGAGCGGTTCTACCGGGCCGACGCCAGCCGCAACAGCGCGAGCGGCGGCAGCGGTCTGGGCCTGGCGATCGTGGCCGCGATCGTGCAGGCGCACGGCGGTTCGGTGCACGTCGACGAGACCTCGGGCGGCGGTGCGACGTTCGTCGTGCGCATCCCACAGGTCTCTCACAGAGACCGGCCAGCACCTGTCCAGACGCACGCGATTGAGTAG
- a CDS encoding S1C family serine protease: protein MTQDDQQPRPAEGANPEHTQPIPPVPPAIPAHDGGSQQTPQAGPSAYGQGSAPYAGAHAPQSHGHPQYAPQPQHAAPHGAAPQHPQSAWSAPGQQPYASTSSYAQQQPARTKGKAPWVAVPLAALLAAALASGGTYAATHDDSSGTAAASAGSTTVVKADPADFADAGTVNWSATAAKVSPSVVSITLKTSSGGDQGSGVILDTKGNIVTNHHVVADQGTLTVTLNDGRNYEATVVGTDASTDLAVIKLKNPPSGLKPITIGDDKKLVVGQPVMAVGNPLGLSGTVTTGIVSALDRPVSTQQSGGGQGDQGGSPWSQPQQSSEVVTNAIQTSAAINPGNSGGALVNGSGELIGINSSIPNAGGSSSGQAGNIGIGFAIPTTVVKLVTNQLMTKGKAQHAQLGISATTGQVKDGSATVNGAQVAQVNPGSAAQKAGIKQGDVIVALGGDHVDSSTSLVGQVRECAVGQKVTLTVVRDGKRQNITATLGADTSSS, encoded by the coding sequence ATGACACAGGACGACCAGCAGCCCCGCCCGGCCGAGGGCGCCAATCCTGAGCACACTCAACCCATTCCGCCGGTTCCCCCAGCCATCCCGGCGCACGACGGCGGCTCGCAGCAGACCCCGCAGGCCGGGCCTTCGGCGTACGGCCAGGGCAGTGCCCCGTACGCCGGCGCGCACGCTCCGCAGAGCCACGGCCACCCGCAGTACGCCCCGCAGCCGCAGCACGCCGCGCCGCACGGCGCCGCTCCCCAGCACCCGCAGAGCGCCTGGTCGGCTCCCGGTCAGCAGCCCTACGCGTCGACGTCGTCCTACGCCCAGCAGCAGCCGGCCCGCACCAAGGGCAAGGCGCCGTGGGTCGCCGTCCCGCTGGCCGCCCTCCTCGCCGCAGCGCTCGCGAGCGGCGGCACCTACGCCGCGACGCACGACGACAGCAGCGGCACCGCCGCCGCATCAGCCGGATCGACGACGGTCGTCAAGGCCGACCCGGCCGACTTCGCCGACGCGGGCACGGTCAACTGGTCGGCCACCGCAGCGAAGGTCTCGCCGTCGGTCGTGTCGATCACGCTCAAGACCTCCAGCGGCGGCGACCAGGGCTCGGGCGTCATCCTCGACACCAAGGGCAACATCGTCACCAACCACCACGTCGTCGCCGACCAGGGCACGCTGACCGTCACGCTCAACGACGGCCGCAACTACGAGGCGACGGTCGTCGGCACGGACGCCTCCACCGACCTCGCGGTGATCAAGCTCAAGAACCCGCCGTCGGGCCTGAAGCCCATCACCATCGGCGACGACAAGAAGCTCGTCGTCGGCCAGCCCGTCATGGCGGTCGGCAACCCGCTCGGCCTGTCCGGCACGGTCACCACCGGCATCGTGAGCGCGCTCGACCGTCCGGTCAGCACGCAGCAGAGCGGCGGCGGCCAGGGCGACCAGGGCGGGAGCCCGTGGTCGCAGCCGCAGCAGTCCAGTGAGGTCGTCACCAACGCCATCCAGACCAGCGCTGCGATCAACCCCGGCAACAGCGGTGGCGCCCTGGTCAACGGCAGCGGCGAGCTGATCGGCATCAACTCCTCGATCCCCAACGCGGGTGGTTCGAGCAGCGGGCAGGCCGGCAACATCGGCATCGGCTTCGCGATCCCGACCACGGTCGTCAAGCTCGTGACCAACCAGCTCATGACCAAGGGCAAGGCGCAGCACGCCCAGCTCGGCATCAGCGCCACGACCGGCCAGGTCAAGGACGGCAGCGCGACCGTCAACGGCGCCCAGGTCGCCCAGGTCAACCCGGGCAGCGCCGCGCAGAAGGCCGGCATCAAGCAGGGCGACGTGATCGTGGCGCTGGGCGGCGACCACGTCGACTCATCGACCTCTCTGGTCGGACAGGTACGCGAGTGCGCTGTCGGCCAGAAGGTGACGCTCACCGTCGTGCGGGACGGCAAGCGTCAGAACATCACGGCAACGCTGGGAGCTGACACCAGCAGCTCGTGA
- a CDS encoding MMPL family transporter, with translation MFSKLGKGVVAHPWWVIGAWIIVAAAVIATAPKLTTSNDESDFLPKHYESIKAMQLQESKYADTSTLGGIVVFDRKDGKALTTADQAKVKQLIGGLATDAKKPVQSVVAGQPAPNHVVQTAMVNFVRGTDTYGDEDARDVIKGMRTNLSNQVKGSDLRVAMTGPTPQAIDGEESDKKSEQLIAFATFGLIILLLLLIFRSPVLALLPIVLIMLVSQVATGLIAYANKAFDLNADSSISVILIIVMFGIGTDYILFLMFRYRERLRMGEDKRTAMVSSVGRVGEAIASAAGAVIAAFMALTLSSLGIFRAIGPSLAIAVAVMLVAGLTLVPAVVSLMGSKVFWPSKAWKKEPKHTTSARIGRSLGRRPAAYALVTGGVLVVLSVFAFGFKPSFDFGSSSLPKDVESTVALDTIKKGLPAGATDPSTVLVTSDKGALDQGELTSYADRLGKVDGVGQVSPPEISKDGSTATYQVVLKDDPMSEKAIDVVGGPLRDAAHQSPPGTTAYVGGTTSVFVDLDDAMVRDYKVVFPVAALIIMAILALLLRSLVAPLYLMASVGLGFGATLGATVLLIQNSSESGGLIFMLPVYMYLFVVALGTDYNILMVARLREEAREGLPPREAAAKAFQHAGPTVAAAGLILAGSFASLMLSGNELMVSMGFAISFGIGIAAFVMAMFFTPAVTALLGHAAWWPGHGDRKDKTAPPPPERDLELVGAQR, from the coding sequence ATGTTTTCCAAGCTCGGGAAGGGCGTGGTCGCTCATCCCTGGTGGGTGATCGGCGCGTGGATCATCGTCGCCGCCGCCGTCATCGCCACCGCACCGAAGCTGACGACGTCCAACGACGAGTCGGACTTCCTGCCCAAGCACTACGAGTCGATCAAGGCGATGCAGCTGCAGGAGTCGAAGTACGCCGACACCAGCACGCTCGGCGGCATCGTCGTCTTCGACCGCAAGGACGGCAAGGCGCTCACCACAGCCGACCAGGCCAAGGTCAAGCAGCTCATCGGCGGCCTCGCCACCGACGCGAAGAAGCCCGTGCAGTCGGTCGTCGCCGGCCAGCCCGCACCCAACCACGTCGTGCAGACCGCGATGGTCAACTTCGTCCGCGGCACCGACACCTACGGTGACGAGGACGCCCGCGACGTCATCAAGGGCATGCGCACCAACCTCAGCAACCAGGTCAAAGGCAGCGACCTGCGTGTGGCCATGACCGGCCCGACGCCGCAGGCCATCGACGGTGAGGAGTCGGACAAGAAGTCCGAGCAGCTCATCGCGTTCGCGACCTTCGGCCTGATCATCCTGCTGCTGCTGCTCATCTTCCGCAGCCCCGTGCTCGCGCTGCTGCCGATCGTCCTCATCATGCTGGTCTCGCAGGTCGCCACCGGCCTGATCGCCTACGCCAACAAGGCTTTCGACCTCAACGCCGACAGCTCGATCAGCGTCATCCTCATCATCGTGATGTTCGGTATCGGCACCGACTACATCCTGTTCCTGATGTTCCGCTACCGCGAACGCCTGCGGATGGGCGAGGACAAGCGGACCGCGATGGTCAGCTCGGTCGGTCGCGTCGGTGAGGCCATCGCCTCCGCCGCAGGCGCCGTCATCGCCGCCTTCATGGCCCTGACCCTGTCCTCCCTCGGGATCTTCCGAGCCATCGGTCCGTCGCTCGCCATCGCGGTGGCCGTCATGCTCGTCGCAGGTCTCACACTCGTCCCCGCCGTCGTGTCCCTCATGGGTTCGAAGGTGTTCTGGCCGAGCAAGGCCTGGAAGAAGGAGCCCAAGCACACGACGTCGGCCCGGATCGGCCGCTCGCTCGGTCGCCGGCCCGCGGCGTACGCCCTCGTCACCGGTGGGGTGCTCGTCGTCCTGTCGGTGTTCGCGTTCGGGTTCAAGCCGTCGTTCGACTTCGGCTCCAGCAGCCTTCCGAAGGACGTCGAGTCGACCGTCGCGCTCGACACGATCAAGAAGGGTCTGCCGGCCGGAGCCACCGACCCGAGCACCGTGCTGGTGACCAGCGACAAGGGTGCGCTCGACCAGGGCGAGCTGACGTCGTACGCCGACCGGCTCGGCAAGGTCGACGGCGTCGGCCAGGTGTCGCCGCCCGAGATCAGCAAGGACGGGTCGACCGCCACCTATCAGGTCGTGCTCAAGGACGACCCGATGTCGGAGAAGGCGATCGACGTCGTCGGCGGGCCACTGCGAGACGCCGCCCACCAGTCACCACCGGGGACGACCGCGTATGTCGGGGGAACGACATCGGTCTTCGTCGATCTGGATGACGCGATGGTGCGCGACTACAAGGTGGTCTTCCCGGTCGCCGCGCTGATCATCATGGCGATCCTGGCGCTGCTTCTGCGCAGCCTCGTCGCGCCGCTCTATCTCATGGCGTCGGTGGGTCTGGGCTTCGGAGCGACGCTCGGCGCGACCGTGCTGCTCATCCAGAACTCCTCGGAGAGCGGCGGCCTGATCTTCATGCTTCCGGTCTACATGTACCTGTTCGTGGTCGCCCTCGGGACCGACTACAACATCCTCATGGTGGCCCGGTTGCGCGAGGAGGCCCGCGAAGGTCTGCCACCGAGGGAAGCCGCGGCGAAGGCGTTCCAGCACGCCGGACCCACGGTCGCCGCAGCCGGTCTGATCCTGGCGGGTTCGTTCGCCTCGTTGATGCTGTCGGGCAACGAGCTCATGGTGTCGATGGGCTTCGCGATCTCGTTCGGGATCGGCATCGCGGCGTTCGTCATGGCGATGTTCTTCACCCCCGCGGTCACCGCACTGCTCGGGCACGCCGCCTGGTGGCCCGGCCACGGCGACCGCAAGGACAAGACCGCTCCGCCCCCGCCGGAGCGTGACCTGGAGCTGGTCGGCGCCCAGCGCTGA
- a CDS encoding patatin-like phospholipase domain-containing protein, translating to METSEHVGDIELRMLRASVRHAVVIALVLLALQVPMWLAASRSSYADAPGTTAGRLSVLLDCGFALTLAVAAFRSCEYLRACEQRYAVDTLADDKQIRSYLDRRYRGIRWGAGILVAAAILDLIENALLWRRLAPGPDAMPTVWIGWLSPVWIALAVVGAVPLVVVWWQRGGERVQRMVDPLSRATHAETAPGASGGTIIACSGGGIRSASFCLGALQSLMRAGVYRQARAVIGVSGGGYMAAAFHITGRSVTDDERPPFAQGSTELALLRRHTRYLLPRGVEVFRGVMSVLFGVAINVVFILVSLRAIAWVLGWYLQEYDVVRRDGRTTTVTLPRGWVLVAVLGWLLAVALFVLVDKVVDRFGQVDDTARREVRSWIGSLLAVGTATAVLLLGVPLTLRWLTSQADHTLPGTLKDLVDPGPVSAATVAALVTGLVALGRSVATGRTRSATSSGGSRGSRPGCGSSSHRGSAQPSS from the coding sequence GTGGAGACCTCGGAGCACGTCGGTGACATCGAGCTGCGCATGCTGCGCGCCTCGGTCCGCCACGCCGTGGTCATCGCGCTCGTCCTGCTCGCCCTCCAGGTGCCGATGTGGCTGGCCGCGTCACGGTCGTCGTACGCCGATGCGCCCGGCACCACTGCGGGCCGCCTGTCCGTGCTGCTCGACTGCGGGTTCGCACTCACGCTGGCGGTGGCGGCGTTCCGCAGCTGTGAGTACCTCCGGGCGTGCGAGCAGCGCTACGCCGTCGACACCCTCGCCGACGACAAGCAGATTCGGTCCTACCTCGATCGGAGATATCGCGGAATCCGTTGGGGCGCAGGCATTCTCGTCGCCGCGGCGATACTCGACCTCATCGAGAACGCCCTCCTGTGGCGGCGCCTGGCCCCTGGCCCCGACGCGATGCCGACGGTCTGGATCGGCTGGCTGTCGCCCGTGTGGATCGCGCTCGCGGTCGTCGGCGCCGTACCCCTGGTCGTCGTGTGGTGGCAGCGCGGCGGCGAACGCGTCCAACGCATGGTCGACCCGCTCAGCCGCGCCACCCACGCCGAGACCGCACCGGGCGCGTCCGGCGGCACGATCATCGCCTGCTCCGGCGGCGGGATCCGCTCGGCGTCGTTCTGCCTCGGCGCGCTGCAGTCGCTGATGAGAGCCGGCGTCTACCGGCAGGCACGAGCCGTCATCGGGGTCAGCGGCGGCGGCTACATGGCGGCCGCCTTCCACATCACCGGCCGCAGCGTCACCGACGACGAGAGGCCGCCGTTCGCGCAGGGCTCGACCGAGCTCGCGCTGCTTCGTCGGCACACCCGCTACCTGCTCCCCCGCGGCGTCGAGGTGTTCCGCGGCGTGATGTCGGTGCTGTTCGGGGTCGCGATCAACGTGGTGTTCATCCTCGTGTCGTTGCGCGCCATCGCCTGGGTGCTCGGGTGGTACCTCCAGGAGTACGACGTCGTCCGCCGCGACGGGCGGACCACCACGGTGACGCTGCCGCGCGGCTGGGTCCTGGTCGCCGTCCTCGGCTGGCTGCTCGCCGTCGCCCTGTTCGTGCTCGTCGACAAGGTGGTCGACCGGTTCGGGCAGGTCGACGACACCGCCCGCCGCGAGGTCCGCTCCTGGATCGGCAGCCTCCTCGCGGTCGGGACGGCGACCGCGGTGCTGCTCCTCGGCGTACCTCTCACCCTGCGCTGGCTGACCTCGCAGGCGGACCACACCCTGCCGGGCACGCTGAAGGACCTCGTCGACCCCGGACCCGTGAGCGCCGCGACCGTCGCCGCTCTCGTGACGGGCCTGGTCGCGCTCGGCCGGTCGGTCGCGACCGGCCGAACAAGGTCGGCGACGAGCAGCGGTGGATCTCGCGGCTCGCGACCCGGCTGCGGCTCGTCGTCGCACCGTGGCTCGGCACAGCCCTCATCGTGA
- a CDS encoding HelD family protein: MRADSFSQLSERPQLVMPSDTTTLDDDLTAEQHYLANARAELARMRESAEALDASKASDAVSGEALSHTLARRIAALQDDPRTTLFFGRIDMAAPASDRWYVGRRHVADAQGNPVVIDWRAPVSTAFYRASHAEPMDVVLRRRFGVDHGLLTAIEDEHLTDPSEATQSSDILATEIERPRTGPMRDIVSTIQPEQDEIVRADVGTTICVQGAPGTGKTAVGLHRAAWLLYSFRERLDRTGVLVVGPNKAFLEHIGAVLPALGEIRVGHATIEDLLDHGPIRTTEPANVGVIKGDPRLASVIREAVWSHVRRATEPLIVPRGIRKWRVPAYEVQEILDELKARGVRYDAARQMLSQRLAHAVLLLMEQAGDSPDDRVQDAVAKSAPMKKYVASVWPQIDAAQVLWELWSSPDALGVAAAGVLSNGEQSILLWDKPSRTKGAARWSLADMALLDEAHDHITRMTSLGHVVLDEAQDLSPMQLRAVGRRCSTGSATVLGDIAQGTTPWATQSWDETMTHLGKTDHHLEVLDRGFRVPAAVIEYAARLLPSMAPGLGAPVSVRDNPGRLDLVAVDAGGVSDALVSTLRSAAATPGSIGVIAPDTTLEDLSKALSSNEIGHGRLDRDHGDDEDHQVQLVPATVAKGLEFDRVVVIEPTDIAAAEPDERTGLRRLYVVLTRAVSALTVLHSKPLPDELAA; this comes from the coding sequence GTGCGTGCCGACTCCTTCTCCCAGCTCTCAGAGAGGCCCCAGCTCGTCATGCCCAGCGACACCACGACCCTCGATGACGACCTCACCGCCGAGCAGCACTACCTCGCGAACGCCCGCGCCGAGCTCGCCCGCATGCGCGAGTCCGCCGAGGCGCTCGATGCCTCGAAGGCCAGCGACGCCGTCTCGGGCGAGGCCCTGAGCCACACGCTCGCCCGCCGCATCGCCGCCCTGCAGGACGACCCGCGGACGACCCTGTTCTTCGGCCGGATCGACATGGCAGCGCCGGCGTCGGACCGCTGGTACGTCGGCCGCCGTCACGTCGCCGACGCCCAGGGCAACCCCGTCGTCATCGACTGGCGCGCACCGGTGTCGACGGCGTTCTACCGCGCCTCGCACGCCGAGCCGATGGACGTCGTGCTGCGGCGCCGGTTCGGTGTCGACCACGGACTGCTGACCGCGATCGAGGACGAGCACCTCACCGACCCGTCCGAGGCCACGCAGAGCAGCGACATCCTGGCCACCGAGATCGAGCGCCCGCGCACCGGCCCGATGCGCGACATCGTGTCGACGATCCAGCCCGAGCAGGACGAGATCGTGCGAGCCGACGTCGGGACGACGATCTGCGTGCAGGGTGCACCCGGCACCGGCAAGACCGCCGTCGGACTGCACCGCGCGGCGTGGCTGCTGTACTCCTTCCGCGAGCGGCTCGACCGCACGGGCGTGCTCGTCGTCGGCCCCAACAAGGCGTTCCTCGAGCACATCGGCGCGGTGCTGCCTGCTCTCGGCGAGATCCGGGTCGGGCATGCCACCATCGAGGACCTCCTCGACCACGGACCCATCCGCACGACCGAGCCGGCGAACGTCGGTGTCATCAAAGGCGATCCGCGTCTCGCGTCGGTCATCCGCGAGGCCGTGTGGTCGCACGTCCGGCGCGCGACCGAACCCCTGATCGTGCCGCGCGGCATCCGCAAGTGGCGCGTGCCGGCGTACGAGGTGCAGGAGATCCTCGATGAGCTCAAGGCCCGTGGAGTCCGGTACGACGCCGCGCGCCAGATGCTCTCGCAGCGCCTCGCGCACGCCGTGCTGCTGCTCATGGAGCAGGCCGGCGACTCCCCCGACGACCGGGTGCAGGACGCCGTCGCGAAGTCGGCGCCCATGAAGAAGTACGTCGCCTCGGTCTGGCCGCAGATCGACGCCGCTCAGGTGCTGTGGGAGCTGTGGTCGTCACCCGATGCGCTCGGCGTGGCTGCGGCCGGCGTACTCAGCAACGGAGAGCAGTCGATCCTGTTGTGGGACAAGCCATCTCGCACCAAGGGCGCTGCGCGGTGGTCGTTGGCCGACATGGCTCTGCTCGATGAGGCGCACGATCACATCACCCGCATGACCAGCCTCGGGCACGTCGTGCTCGACGAGGCGCAGGACCTCTCGCCGATGCAGCTGCGTGCGGTGGGGCGGCGCTGCTCGACGGGTTCGGCCACCGTGCTCGGCGACATCGCGCAGGGCACCACGCCGTGGGCGACGCAGTCGTGGGACGAGACGATGACGCACCTCGGCAAGACCGACCACCACCTCGAGGTGCTCGACCGCGGGTTCCGCGTGCCGGCGGCCGTCATCGAGTACGCCGCGCGGCTGCTGCCGTCGATGGCCCCCGGGCTGGGCGCGCCGGTGTCGGTGCGTGACAACCCGGGGCGTCTCGACCTCGTGGCGGTGGACGCCGGGGGCGTCTCCGACGCGCTCGTGTCGACGCTGCGCTCGGCCGCCGCCACGCCCGGCTCGATCGGGGTCATCGCACCGGACACCACGCTCGAAGACCTGTCAAAAGCGTTGAGCAGCAACGAGATCGGGCACGGTCGCCTCGACCGCGACCACGGCGACGACGAGGACCACCAGGTGCAGCTCGTGCCGGCGACGGTGGCCAAGGGCCTGGAGTTCGACCGGGTCGTCGTGATCGAGCCGACCGACATCGCGGCGGCAGAGCCGGACGAGCGGACGGGCCTGCGCCGGCTCTACGTCGTGCTCACGCGCGCCGTCTCGGCGTTGACCGTGCTGCACAGCAAGCCGCTGCCGGACGAGCTCGCCGCCTGA
- a CDS encoding MarR family winged helix-turn-helix transcriptional regulator codes for MRDDEVPFLLLAAGNALVAAIDEQMRERGFGDIRPAHGFAFVRLSGAGCTLVELAEHLGMTKQSASTLVAELERKGYVARSPHPDDRRATLLQLTSRGVDATRAATEAGRAVVRRWKREVGAARVDLAAEALAPLAREGRVRPTW; via the coding sequence ATGCGTGACGACGAGGTGCCGTTCCTCCTGCTCGCCGCGGGCAATGCGCTCGTGGCGGCGATCGACGAGCAGATGCGCGAGCGCGGGTTCGGTGACATCCGGCCCGCCCACGGGTTCGCGTTCGTCCGGCTGTCCGGCGCGGGATGCACCCTCGTCGAGCTCGCCGAGCACCTCGGGATGACCAAGCAGTCGGCCAGCACGCTCGTCGCGGAGCTCGAGCGCAAGGGGTACGTCGCCCGGTCACCTCATCCGGACGACCGGCGAGCAACGTTGCTACAGCTCACTTCTCGGGGTGTCGACGCCACGCGCGCTGCCACCGAGGCCGGACGCGCCGTCGTACGCCGATGGAAGCGCGAGGTGGGTGCGGCGCGGGTCGACCTGGCAGCCGAGGCGCTGGCGCCGCTCGCCCGTGAGGGGCGCGTACGCCCCACCTGGTGA
- a CDS encoding cupin domain-containing protein — MLHTATTHAMHGARFHAYVSPSTGSTQLCAWRTELAPRTPGQPHTPSHEEVFLVLDGAPTFTVDDTVYDAHPGDVVRVPAGAEITAANTGDQPASMWVTTSVGIRAMTPDGTQITPPWAQ, encoded by the coding sequence ATGCTGCACACCGCCACCACCCATGCCATGCACGGCGCCCGATTTCACGCCTACGTCTCGCCCAGCACCGGGTCGACCCAGCTGTGCGCCTGGCGCACCGAGCTCGCACCGCGCACACCCGGGCAGCCGCACACGCCCAGCCATGAAGAGGTGTTCCTGGTGCTCGACGGAGCGCCCACGTTCACCGTCGACGACACGGTGTACGACGCGCACCCCGGTGACGTCGTACGCGTGCCGGCCGGCGCTGAGATCACCGCCGCCAACACCGGCGACCAGCCCGCGTCGATGTGGGTGACGACGTCGGTGGGCATCCGGGCGATGACCCCGGACGGCACGCAGATCACCCCGCCTTGGGCCCAGTGA